The Branchiostoma floridae strain S238N-H82 chromosome 1, Bfl_VNyyK, whole genome shotgun sequence sequence AGAAGGCGACTTTACTATACGCCTCGAACCCGGTGGTCTTTACCAGCTGGCAGGTAACGGTAGATATATTGTCACGGAAAGATCTTCATGCCCAGTCAAGCTCAAACGTGCTCCCGACCTTGCCTCACGTCTAACAAGACACTTATCTGATGTTTCCAAAATTCCTTCTTTTAAGCTAGAGAGGCTTGGTTCTTCGGAATGTACGGATTGATTTGGGTCGGTTCAAACTACTGGACCAACAAACCCAAATAAAGCCCAAATGCGCCATAACAAATAGATGGCGACCAAAAGAACCATAACAAATCAGGACCTTCACTGATTAAGACGATGTTAGATGACTGATACGGATTAAAAACAATCGGGAAAGATAACACTGGCGATTTCAGCCTTACCACAAGGAAACAGAGAGGTGAGTTTGTTGGGAACCATCCACGTTGCAGTGGGCGTGACTACAACAATGCTGATCGGCCTGAAGAAATGCACAAGCGTTCTTATCTGCAAATATTTGCGTTTTTTCTTCGACAAATATAGAAAtagatgtttgtgtttgtgtttccatcTGATACATTTGTTTTATCTGGGTCCAGCAAGTGTACAAAAGCTTCACGCGTCCTTTCAAGGAGCCGCGACAACTGGTGGGAGCTGTTGGGGCTACGAGAATGGTGGGGCGTGGCATGACGAAGTCAGTATCCAAANNNNNNNNNNNNNNNNNNNNNNNNNNNNNNNNNNNNNNNNNNNNNNNNNNNNNNNNNNNNNNNNNNNNNNNNNNNNNNNNNNNNNNNNNNNNNNNNNNNNTGAAGTGtatgaaatatatatgtataaattaaACAGCTTAATGTCATTACGAAGGTCAGTTTTGCTTGATTCCCGACAACATTTTCATGTGTTTTCTACTCAACTTCAAGACTGAAACGGTTTCTTCACACGAGTAACTCCCTCCCTCCCCAGAACCACCATGTAAAACCAGAGGATCTCCTCACTGAGCCACACAATTACAATTACTGTGATAAGTCGAGACAGAACAGTGACATACCCATCCACACTGTTGAAATCTTAGTCACGTTGAAAGAATTTTCACGATGCGAAACACTCCAAGCAGCTTTAAGGACAGCAATTGGCGGAAAGATGGTCTTTAGTCGTGCGGGAGACAGGGACACTGACACAATGCTCTGACGTTTCTGCCACGAGAGGAAAGATGGACGGAAGATGGACGATGGGGGACAAACCGAGCAGTCAAAACACCACGGGTTCCCCGGCCCTGACTGGTAGGGTAGTACGGGGGATGAGGGGCAGACAAATTCTTACTTGCCTGGGTcacagcaaggagcttttatcatgattagaaagctccttggtcacaTCGCAGTGGCGATTTTTCCCCCCAAATGCTTGCTGTTGAAAGCAGCGTGAAGTCATTCAAGTGTTGCTACAAAACAGTGTTATGTTCTCTGGGCTAAAATAGTTTGTGAGAAACGGATACCTTTCAAACTGTTTTAGTggaagcaaacagacaaaatcCACAGTCTTGTAAGATGCGGTAATACCCcaatggaagatcggccatatttaagatcgacagaggttCGCGCgaatttttcacctgaaaaccgtctctgcgacatataagccatactttgtaccttgtgcaataaagttataattataagcgaggctcgggcgatggCCGCAGAatcgtctgatcgattttcgccaaatgtgacaggggcataAGGAGATGGGCCTGAGAGGTCATTGATCTTCACCTTGTGGCGATAATAAAGCACTGACAGCTTGCTTCTTGGCATTTGTGCCACATGGTAGAAGTTAGATTAGTGTGTGGTTTAGATTAGGACTCCGGTTTTTCGCACGAGTATAGATTTGGACAGGTCCCTGTCTAATCTTGCACGTCCGGGAGACGTGTCCATCACTAATCTCACGCCTGGCACAGGTAAAGCAGTAAATTCTTGCTTTTACATTCCACCCATGACCTGCCATCGCGGCAAGCACGTTTGCTATGGAGGAGCTGAAACTTGGACGGCCGCTGACTCGTTAATCTTCAGATCTGACGAGTATTTATAAAACACTCGCCGAACACTCGTGACCGATGTGCCCACTGTGATTTAAGGCGTTTGAGTTCAGTTTCGCGACAAACAGCTCTTAACAACATTCCTCAGCTATCTACTTTGGGTCGTCGTCCGTCACTCAAACCATTTCAGAAGAAAATCGGATGTAGTCGAATGTTTACTCACATCATGCAGTCGAGGTTGACACATTCTCCCATCCCATTGCAGACTGTTTGAACAAAGTTGTATAAAATCTCTCTAAGAAACtgcttggttggttgattgattaattTTCTATTCAACACTGTAATCAATATTGATGTCTACCATTCGACACTGCATCTTGCCTATTGAAGTTGAACCCCAATAGATGCGTGGTTCTGGCTTATTTCTGCGCATATTGGCTCCATTATTGTGCGTAAGTTAGTGGAACCGTACCTGCCAGAACCAATCATGTATTTGGGGAGTATTGCATTCAGGGGTTGCTAGTAGTACAATGCAGAAGCACTTGATATGATCGATTGGCGGACTGTTTGACCAGTTGTTGGTAAGCAGATTACTATTATTGCGTGTACCCACCGCTGCATAGAGGTCTCCCTTGCTGTTCATGCCCAGGTACCTGCCGCTGAACACCGCCTTGATGCTCACCACGCTGCCCAGACCGGCGGGCCGGATCTCCATGATACCTGCAGGGTGCGAAAGGGAACgttatagcctgattaaatctcgcttatagcagctcGCCCATCATGAGCCGGTGGggagggccagttacagccctggacagcagagtttgtgttatacagacTAGGGACGTTACAACCACCGTGAAACCATATAACTAACAGTTAAAGGACAGACCCACATCGTGCCACTCCCACCTAGCCTGAGCATCAGTCTTGTTAGTTTAACAGGGTCCCCATTACTCTCCCTTCACATGTTAGACCATGTTAGTGAGGGGGAAGTGTGGGAGGCCCGGTAAACTAACCAGGCTGATACTCGGGCTAACTCCCACCTGATCATCAAAGCAAAAATGTGTTCTTAAGATGGGTCAGGGTCAAGGGTCAATTTCAAAGTTTCCCCCTGCATCAATATATTACATAAACGGCGCAATCTGAAATCCTTGAGATTTTCCCCACCgagatctacttggagattataggTAAATAAGGTAACAGGCTGATAAATAAGTAACTTTATGATTTATCGCAAGTTCATGCCTGAGGGATACTTGAAAACAGCTTACTTACTTACGTAGTTGAAAACAAAGCAATAtgacaacatatatatatatatatataagtagaAAATAATTAGCATATTTGAAGGCTTTTGACATCTTTTTGCATGCAATGGGAGATAAATTGTCAAATGTTTGGGTAGATAAACCGTCTggatgttataacttatataccAGCACGGCGGAAGGCCAGCCCAGGGTCGTGGGCTGTGTGTTTAGCTAGCAGATTAACGACAAACCAGAAACGGCCCAACTAAGCTAACAATTACGAGCGAAAGGAATTTACTGGTATTAGAATGAAACGGGGGGATTTAAAGATTACTGACTTTTGACCCCACAGGTAGCCGCAGAGATAGCGGGCCGGACAATGGATCAACCACTACTGCAGTTACACTTTAGCTAACAAGGAGACAACAATTGAACAATAGCGCCAAGACGATTGCATTGCTTTGGTCAGCAAACAACACAACTCGTGGACAATGGCAATCTGTATGTATCGTCTGGTAAATCAACGATTGTATTACATTCTAGTTCCAGCCATGCCAGCTCTGTGCTACAGTTTTTCTTTCCCACAGTACGACGAGCTGCTGAGGGCTTGCCAATATCTACATCCGACCCACAGAGCAAGAGTTCCTCCATGAAATGAGTTTCAGACGTCTATTTAGTTCCGCCAGTCAGGCTGAGGAACTCTTGCCAACATTGTCACAGTCGATTCTAACAATCACATCCCCCTCCGGCTTTCTTTTGGGCAGCGAacagagaaaaaaagataacattgaACATTAGAAAGCCGCACACCGTAAGTCTTCTATTGCCGAAAACGGAATGAATCTATATTGGATTGACACGGATTTTTCTCTACCCAACCTAATCAAAAGGTGTTTCCCGGCTGCCCACTGCCAGCGAAATATTTGCCATAGTTGTCAAAATTCTGCACATATGGTACCCAGAACCGGGCCGATCATGTCAGACCTCTCCGTCTGACTCTTATCAGTGCGAGAACAAAAGCTCGTGACTGCCTCTTGTAATCTTGGCTACGGCTTATGGAGAACTTTCTCGTGGGAGGTGACAAGAAATGCCAGCTAATCATGTATATTGGCTGGATTGAATACTTGGAAAGACCATCAAAGTCGCATTAGCGGCTCGTTAATTTTTCGTTAATGGGTGTGTGGACCTGCAGAGGTCGTAAATCCTAACCCTAACAAGCGCTAATTATTCCGATTCTGACACTAAAGTCTGCGTTTGTGGGGAGAGGTCACCAGAGGCAACCCTAACTAGCGCCACTCAAGGCTCGCTGTAAGAAGACACGGGCATCGTTCTGGGAGGTCAAGTGGCCTAGGAGTTTAATTATTAGCCTGAAAAATCCATAAGGTTTGTGTTTGGGGCTTGTTGTGGGTAATTCAGTCTCCGAGATGGTATTTTGGCCGGGCGGCTCTGGGGTCTGATCAATCATGCAGCGCCCTGTGGAGGACCACTCGGGAAACCAGCAGGACGCTGGCATCCTCCTCTCTCAACCTCATCAACACCGATTTTCCGCTGGGCGAGGAGAGACTGTCCGTGTCTGTCAACTGTCGTGTCCTCGTGACAACCAGGGGAGCGAGCCCGCCGAGACACGCAGGGGTCGTCTGCAAGCCTGTCACGTCACTTGTCAAGAGTTCTCGTCCACATTGTCGATCTCCCCCTCCCGATCTGCGTAACGTTGCCAAACATCACTTCTTTGTGATGGTTCCTGGTCCCTTTGCCAGGTGATTTGATACGGGGAAGACGCCTGAGCAGAAAGGTGACCAAATCAAAAGCACGTGGCGATCTTCCTCCGTTTGGagtgttttcaaaacaattccAGCCTTCAGAATCCTTTGGTCTGAAATAGGGCCTTTGTAGAACAGCTATTCTCGCTAAGTGTTTTCTGAAAACATGCGCACGCTCCACGGCAAGTCGACACCATTCTTCTCTGCAGGTAAAACAGTTCACGGGTTGCCAGTGTTTGGTTCGGCTCTTTACACGGCTACACCACCATGAATACAACAGGTCCCACCTAGCTTGAAATCAGAACCGTCAGCCTGTTGATGTATGTGCACAATGGTTAACTTTAGGAGACTTTGGTTCTCAGACTTCTTTTGGGACCCCTGCCAAGCATTAATAGGATATAGAAGCAAGGAACGTTGGGTTAGGAGCTTTcagcctactctccaagcagaggttaggctccggctgttttttaacgtttttttagtcgtttttatcgggctttctattttgtcatttttcttgaagtacgccagccaaattttgacacagcaagataaaataaaaaatagaaagcccgataaaaacgcctaaaatgacgttaaaaaacagccggagctgcttggagagtactttcaGCCTACGAGTACGATCACAAACCGTACAGACGTAcgatctttgtgttggaatcaTTCACTAAATATAATTAAATGGAGTCTCATTCATTTTCCCTGCATTTCTCTGAATAGAATTAAGTAAGCTTTCAGGTTGTGGTCGGACCATAAATCGCAACACATGTCGCTGAAGAATTTTATGGCGTAGCAAATCTTCTCGCCCTTCTTGTCTACTAACAGAACTTCGGCATGCCTACAGCGGTATACGAGAACATGTAAAGCCCTGGTATAGCGGAAGGACGATGGCAGGTCTCGCTACCTGACACTGAGCAAAAACGGAAATTGTGATAACCTTGTGACGGACAGCTTCATTAGCGAACTGGCGGGCAGTCAGTAACGGCGGACGGAAGGACCAGGCTCGGCGGGGCGAGGACCGTTCGGCCACCGCCGCGACGGAAGGACCAACATCCGACCCATCTCCTCCGTCACAACCTATTAACCTGGGACCTTGATAGGAGGATGTAAAGGCTGGGAGCGAGTCAAGTGCTTGAGTGGACACGGCACAAAACAAGTCCTGTTCGCCGCGTGTCCCTCTCGATGGTCGGTGGATTTGTGAAACGCACGGTGGTCCGCCAGCCACCCGACCGGGGAGGGTGATGAAAGTGCAGAAAGGACCCGTAATGGACGACTTGTTGACAGACATTTTCTGGGTTTTACCACAAGATGCTGTATGAAGGGGACCAATCGCGCGCTGCACCTTGGGACAAAGAGCTCCAAAAGGCGGGCTGACAGGTACAATACGCCCTGAATAGCCAGGAGAGATTTTTGTTGGCAGGTTTAGAAAGGGGTGCGTGGAGCCGCATTGTCTTCTTGTCAGGCAGATTGAATAAGCCTTTGCGCTAGGTTTGTAGAGATATGGTCACCTGGAACTCTCCTGTGGAAGGAAAAACACCACCCCAAACGGAAAAACACCTCACCTCAACGGGCGCCGAAAACACGGCCATAAATTTACCTCCCCGAGAGGAACTAAAAATAATTACCTTTAAATTACCCCCATCGTGCCCCCAAATCATACGGAGGCGTTGCGGGTGAACGCAATCGGCACACTCCGCGGAGTTTGCGAACCCAGAGCGATCTGTACGGTACACAGCCGGTGTTTAGTTTGAACCTGTTTTATCAGGAGGTTGATCTTGTCCTTCTACAGAATCTTCAAAGACCTGAAAGGTGTCGGTGTCGGCACCGTGTCCTGGCTACACAGATTCACAGATGGTACTGATTCACATTCTTCCACCCCTTCTACTCTGATAACCATTTAGCATAACCTTTCCCCCGAGTTACCTCTGTAGGCAGACCCGAGATACAGGACATACAAGCCGGGCTCCTAACTCCGtgaatgaaatattttacgATAACGCGGTGCTTAAGTTACAAAACTCGAGGAAGTTAGTTTAAGACAGGGATAGAAATATTTTGGCAAGATATGGCACGTGTGGTGTCATTTAAGTACAAGTTATATTTGATATCCTCAAACAATGGGGAACAGCTATGAGAAATAGCCTGGACAGCAACTGCAGTGGCGACGATCCTTATTTGACAAATATGGTAAAGGCCCATTTAGGCATACATTTGGTGACATGAAGTAAACGCTGATATTTATCACATATTGACAGTAAGGGGCACTCGAGCTGCTGTGTTAGCAATTTCTGTTAGCCAAGCGAGTTGTTTGGAAGAGCAGGTAGGGCTGCGACCGGCTGTGCGAACTTTGAAGAGGAGGGAGGAAACGGGCACTCACCCCACGGGCTGGCGTCCTGGCGGGTCCCGTTGATGGCTCCGTCAGGGAAAACTTGCAGGTGATAACCCGTCCTGCAGTACAACTGCACCACGCGAACCATCTGCCACCGTCGGGACAGGTTCTCCCAAAAGGCGAAGTTGTTCTCGGAGTCTCTCGGCCAGCGCTCCAAGTCGGCCTCCGTCCACAGGTTGTTCCCGGCTTCATCCTGGCGACGCCCCGACCAGGCCGACGGCAAGCAGGCCGCCGCCGCCACGAGTAGAACAAGGCGAAAATCCATGTCGGCGCGCGTACGTGTGTCACATGGATGCCACTAGGCTGGGTCTGGAGGGAGATCTCAGTCAGTCGGAAGCTGGTCTTCCCGTAGTGCTGCTGCGGTTGTAGCTAGTGGCACTGTGACGCGGGAGGTGTTTGCATTATGCTTATAAGCACATTGACAGGCGTTGGGCGTGACCCGGGTTACGTCGTTCACCAGAAATCGGAACCGCTTCCGGTGTCACCACCTCTCGTCGCAGATGCCTCCCATTAGTTTTAGGCACAGGTACAAAGGTGGCCTTCGGGGCTTGGCGGGAAAGGCGTCTGACTTGTGGTCTAACACGAACTTTTACACGGTACTGTGTGGTAGTTCCTCCACATATGGAACCATTTGCTGACACCGATGACTTGTGTGTTGCACGTTCTGCCGTGTTTGCCCCACTCCTGCCCACACTCAAGATGTGCCACCAGCTTACAGCTAAACAATCCACGTCCCGAACACACCAGGATGTATTGTTTCGAGTGAACCGAGGACTAATCCGCGCCCTCTCTGTTGCCCTGCCGCATGTAAACATAGATGGATTGAAACGAAAATTAAGAGACACTTCAAACACAAGTCAGTCGAACAGATTGCTGTGTCTCACAGCCAGCCCCGTGCCGTAGACCTGTTGTTTGTTGGTGCAGCTGCCCGAGGAAAaagttcggcctgcacgatcggaGCCTTCCGACTCGGAGCGAAGGTTACCGGTATCACAGACAGCCGCATCGCTCCGAGTCACAGACAAGCAGTAACTCCGGCAAGTGTTCTGCAGATGCCATGAAGGGAGATAAGAAAGTGCGTGTGCCACGGGCCTATCAGAATAACATCGCCAGATTAAAAGAACATGATGgttttctcgcttcttggtactTTTCCCTTTCGTTTCTTCAAGTGCCTGTGTGTCTCAAAGCTAGGCCTTCCCCTGGTATATCTAACCATGCTCATGAGGAAGGAGANNNNNNNNNNNNNNNNNNNNNNNNNNNNNNNNNNNNNNNNNNNNNNNNNNNNNNNNNNNNNNNNNNNNNNNNNNNNNNNNNNNNNNNNNNNNNNNNNNNNCACAGCCAGCCCCGTGCCGTAGACCTGTGTTTGTTGGGTGCAGCTGCCCGAGGAAAaagttcggcctgcacgatcggaGCCTTCCGACTCGGAGCGAAGGTAACCGGTATCACAGACAGCCGCATCGCTCCGAGTCACAGACAAGCAGTAACTCCGGCAAGTGTTCTGCAGATGCCATGAAGGGAGATAAGAAAGTGCGTGTGCCACGGGCCTATCAGAATAACATCGCCAGATTAAAAGAACATGATGgttttctcgcttcttggtactTTTCCCTTTCGTTTCTTCAAGTGCCTGTGTGTCTCAAAGCTAGGCCTTCCCCTGGTATATCTAACCATGGCTCATGAGGAAGGAGAGAAAACGAAAGTGAATTATTCTAAAAAGAGAGATTTATGTTTCGCCGTGCCTTGATTCTTGCCTAACACAGCATCATTTGTTCCCAATGCTCGGAGAAATGTGTTGATCTCTATCTAAGGAATGTTGGAAGCCTGGACAATATCCAGGAATATCTCGTATATAAACAAGGTCAATCAACAAAATGGCAACGTCTCTTCCTTCTCCAACACGCAGATTAATGATGGCACTTTAGCGGCCGTGCGTCGGGGATTATTCCGCTATGCTAATGATGATGACGATATAATCTTCCAAAATAAAAGCTGGGAGCTGCAGCCTCTAGTCTTACATGACAGTGTGCAGGCAGTAGcaggttactctccaagcagaggttgagtcgcgtagataaagtagtagtcggaaaaattatgAAGAgcagcgccggtgtaatttttccgactactactaaatctacgcgactcaacccctgcttggagagtagtagcAGGAGAGCTGACACCACGACAACCGAGAAAACAGCAGAAGCTGCGCGTAGCCTGCTCCCAGCCACAACCCATCTGCCATCAAAGTTCATCAGATTTAAGTTGCCCAGGGCTTCTAGTGACATTCTTGGCTACCCTGTGTGGTTGCCTACCTGTCTCTGCGGTCGTAATTCATCCTTGCTGGCGAATGTTAAAGCCGTGGACGCTGGTTTATACTATCCGACCAATGTTATTGATCCGCTCCGTgcttactactagtactacagatAACATCTGAGCCAAGTATCTTTAGGGAATTTGCCTGTTCATGGCTTTTGCTTCGTACCAAAGGGTGTTATGGTTAGATTAGAGATGACCATACGATACAAGTACAAGCACAGTAGAAAAGTTCTCCCCTACACCTTTTTTTGTAATATGATGGTAGACGGTCGATCACAATTGCTAAATGATCTCTGGCAGATGAGAGGAGGGAGAAAACACTTGAAAGAGGACGAACTTGAGACTGTAAGACATTAACTTCCCTTACTTTCATTGAAATAGGATTCAACAGGTTGATTCTTACGAT is a genomic window containing:
- the LOC118414951 gene encoding fibroblast growth factor 16-like, producing MDFRLVLLVAAAACLPSAWSGRRQDEAGNNLWTEADLERWPRDSENNFAFWENLSRRWQMVRVVQLYCRTGYHLQVFPDGAINGTRQDASPWGIMEIRPAGLGSVVSIKAVFSGRYLGMNSKGDLYAADKIGEETAFTEWTDKAGYKVYESILYGHSGPEARKFCVALNKNGKPRNGRRTKRSRASAQFVPRNMGEGEQPRLPANRAMRLVRLRKKQRKNRRRNRRKQKRPSKQ